Proteins encoded together in one Anopheles darlingi chromosome 3, idAnoDarlMG_H_01, whole genome shotgun sequence window:
- the LOC125953630 gene encoding peroxisomal targeting signal 2 receptor gives MSTFFTTNRHGYSVRFSPFNPDQFVVASSQFYGLAGGGTLYFLELSPDGCGIVEKRTHHWTDGLFDVTWSESNPEIIVSGSGDGSVQLWNTNLSANNGPPSMVYREHKKEIYSVDWSKVPYEQLFISASWDSTVKIWDPIRNNSLSTYIGHTQLVYNAVFAAHIPNTFASVSGDGYLKIWDILCYDLPIASIKAHDGEVLTVDWCKHDSNILATGASDGLIRIWDLRNFGVPIAELKGNEFAVRKVQFSPHNLSVLASVGYDFTTRIWDFKKSNEAIETIKHHSEFTYGLDWNRRRRNQLADCGWDSLVHVFKPDCLSDKL, from the exons ATGTCAACGTTtttcaccaccaaccggcacgGATACAGTGTGCGGTTTTCACCGTTCAATCCGGATCAGTTCGTCGTTGCTTCGAGCCAGTTCTATGGGTTGGCCGGTGGCGGTACGCTGTACTTCCTTGAGCTTAGCCCGGACGGATGTGGGATCGTCGAAAAGCGGACTCATCACTGGACGGATGGGTTGTTCGATGTG ACATGGTCCGAATCGAACCCGGAGATCATTGTGTCCGGTTCCGGCGATGGGAGCGTGCAGCTGTGGAATACCAACCTGTCGGCCAACAATGGACCACCGTCGATGGTGTACCGGGAGCATAAGAAGGAGATCTACAGCGTGGACTGGAGCAAGGTACCGTACGAGCAGCTGTTTATCAGCGCCAGCTGGGACAGCACGGTGAAGATATGGGACCCGATCCGGAACAATTCGCTTAGCACGTACATCGGCCACACGCAGCTCGTCTACAATGCGGTCTTTGCCGCGCACATCCCCAATACCTTCGCCAGCGTCAGTGGCGATGGGTATCTGAAGATCTGGGACATTCTCTGCTACGATCTACCGATCGCGAGCATCAAGGCTCACGATGGCGAG GTTTTGACGGTAGACTGGTGCAAGCATGATTCCAACATTCTGGCTACCGGCGCCTCGGACGGGTTGATACGCATTTGGGACCTGAGAAACTTTGGCGTTCCGATCGCGGAGCTAAAGGGCAACGAGTTTGCCGTGAGAAAAGTACAATTTTCGCCCCACAATCTGTCCGTGCTGGCCAGCGTTGGGTACGACTTTACGACCAG GATATGGGATTTTAAGAAGAGCAACGAAGCGATTGAAACGATCAAGCATCATTCGGAGTTTACTTATGGGTTGGATTGgaatcgccgccgccggaaccAGCTGGCCGATTGCGGCTGGGATTCGCTGGTGCACGTCTTCAAACCGGACTGCCTTTCGGATAAACTCTAA
- the LOC125957736 gene encoding X-linked retinitis pigmentosa GTPase regulator: MCNTTDQGGSGMQGEIDVPETGAVFTLGKSYLYDDTTNEAQTSDSGPPKPSPATEAEHPNGEPERKKPTPKRQQSYFFVKNDPIVKIVCGNKQSGVVCESGRLFVWGYSQHGQLGLGNTETVHKPSCVRTIKRLKEKVQSFCFGGNGFCVILSESGKVFFSGKNIFPFNAKIASLLESKSLHKNPTDNSEYTPLPIELREFRDCRKAEEERFTDIVAGFNHFLLLSSTGTCYGWGYNSHQQLGGVDSLKILSQPEPIAIDAPIQRLLCGRYCTLFVTTTNELFLVGKFQKISIPFLKHLSNVSLPAPVVAGDITSWDCVYLLLADHQVYRSNRVQKVEDLQFLPFEGLAGLLLADERIIKIASSNDCISFVTNHGRLLTTYDDACPFTASDHFKELNKFRHFNVTDIACGAEHSLVLAFPGAVERLDVTRALELLRNGTPIPTELQNEMQQMQEFLRNERRRLRREHVEREISKDESITIETGDSSEVRFINNGADMTDATGRTPNQLKPNLDVDEEDRFSAHKDLGPRKTHTPNISQLIDYSDDDNDSISSQSTFHDEDEENEAKRQTYKQNKINDSNNNRNEDERKLSLGSKLNRSTGSTKSSDKMRKFFKELKSKSMDVSCKNPGSVLNDDVKYSKNDQLIQAEDRASKVCTIM; the protein is encoded by the exons ATGTGCAATACAACGGACCAAGGCGGAAGTGGAATGCAGGGTGAAATAGACGTGCCAG AAACTGGTGCCGTGTTCACCTTGGGAAAGTCCTACCTTTACGATGATACGACAAACGAAGCGCAAACCAGTGATAGTGGCCCACCGAAACCCAGTCCCGCAACGGAAGCGGAACATCCCAACGGTGAACCGGAACGCAAGAAACCAACACCGAAGCGACAGCAGAGCTATTTTTTCGTTAAAAATGATCCGATCGTGAAAATTGTTTGCGGAAACAAGCAAAGTGGTGTCGTATGTG AGTCTGGGCGCCTGTTCGTCTGGGGATACAGCCAGCATGGACAGCTTGGACTAGGGAACACGGAAACCGTCCACAAGCCCTCATGCGTTCGTACCATCAAGCGGCTCAAGGAGAAGGTGCAATCGTTTTGCTTCGGTGGAAATGGATTTTGTGTCATCCTTTCGG AGtctggaaaagtgtttttcagtgggaaaaacatatttccctTCAATGCTAAGATCGCTTCATTGCTGGAATCGAAAAGTCTGCACAAAAATCCCACCGATAACAGCGAGTACACACCGCTGCCGATTGAGCTACGAGAGTTTCGTGACTGTCGGAAGGCGGAAGAGGAACGCTTTACGGACATTGTAGCCGGCTTCAACCACTTTCTCCTACTCAGTTCTACAGGCACGTGTTACGGTTGGGGCTACAACAGTCACCAGCAGCTCGGTGGAGTAGATTCGCTGAAAATCCTTTCCCAACCCGAACCGATCGCCATCGATGCCCCAATACAGCGGCTTCTCTGTGGTCGTTATTGCACCCTCTTCGTGACCACCACAAACGAGCTGTTTCTGGTGGGAAAGTTTCAAAAGatctccattccatttctgAAACATCTCTCCAACGTCTCACTGCCGGCCCCTGTTGTGGCTGGGGATATTACCAGTTGGGACTGCGTGTATCTTCTACTGGCCGATCATCAGGTGTACCGATCGAATCGAGTGCAGAAAGTGGAAGATTTACAGTTCCTGCCGTTCGAAGGTTTGGCAGGACTATTGCTAGCTGATGAACGCATCATAAAGATCGCGTCATCAAACGATTGCATTTCCTTCGTCACGAACCATGGACGCTTGCTAACGACGTACGATGACGCCTGTCCGTTTACGGCCTCGGATCATTTTAAAGAGCTCAACAAGTTCCGGCATTTTAACGTTACCGACATTGCCTGCGGTGCCGAGCATTCGTTGGTGCTGGCTTTCCCCGGTGCAGTGGAGCGTTTGGACGTGACGCGTGCACTGGAGCTACTCCGTAATGGAACGCCCATACCGACGGAACTACAGAACGAAATGCAACAGATGCAAGAGTTCTTGCGCAACGAACGGCGCCGCTTGCGTCGAGAGCACGTGGAACGAGAGATTTCAAAGGATGAGTCCATCACCATCGAGACCGGCGATTCCTCAGAGGTGCGCTTCATTAATAATGGTGCCGATATGACGGACGCAACCGGAAGGACACCGAACCAGCTGAAACCCAATCTGGACGTCGACGAAGAAGACCGTTTCTCGGCGCACAAAGATTTGGGCCCGAGGAAAACGCATACGCCCAACATCAGCCAGTTGATCGATTACAGTGACGATGATAACGACAGCATTTCCTCGCAATCGACATTccacgatgaggacgaggagaacGAAGCCAAACGGCAAACCtacaaacagaacaaaatcaatgatagcaacaacaaccggaacgAGGACGAACGGAAGCTGAGTTTGGGCAGCAAACTGAACCGCAGCACGGGCAGCACGAAGTCCAGCGACAAGATGAGGAAGTTCTTCAAGGAGCTCAAGTCGAAAAGCATGGACGTGTCCTGTAAAAATCCCGGCAGCGTTTTAAACGACG ATGTAAAGTACTCCAAAAATGACCAGCTGATACAGGCAGAGGATCGCGCATCGAAAGTCTGTACGATCATGTGA
- the LOC125957713 gene encoding uncharacterized protein LOC125957713 isoform X2, translating into MQSKIILSAFCLLAAVLLVQGNQAPDRQPPASAPARTPPLRYKRMFVMCPPSFIRIGNECYYISKNKLNWLDAYFECKDRNAKLAEPMKYEDKHLRRHLQKTDRKEDLWIGGTYNWKLQKWQWGHNGREIEHQSFSQMVPGRDLKFHCALLRSDIKFRWSAEECTKKMDFICQHRMPLVTEQSRNQVYSRWNETFPNQKANEKMVYIVNDPNNRTRSDPSKVRIYNSVKQVYRYNPSIHPPRQPTHRRNQNRVRKPNRGGDYIPNDVYRKQQVSQYAPEATNELTPYDNPVGHRNGYSVANFNVDIRPRTVNKKDYPRPNNRAQTGMARQEPIQQQQHHQHRHQPTIYNSQQHRPTIRQQSMSLTPRVTYPRTEPTIRASSMTTTTTTTTTTTPAPRFMDIDTTTMRAPYPSRHTTKIVKTAEEKKAYRDKVRERFLKLTPEQQQMFLEERARRKQRQRQNLPSDNEVTL; encoded by the exons ATGCAGAGCAAAATTATACTTTCCG CATTTTGCCTTCTGGCGGCGGTACTGTTGGTACAAGGCAATCAGGCACCCGACCGTCagccaccggcatcggcaccggctAGGACACCGCCCCTTCGCTATAAGCGAATGTTCGTCATGTGCCCACCGAGCTTCATACGCATCGGCAACGAGTGTTACTACATCTCGAAGAACAAGCTGAACTGGCTGGATGCGTACTTTGAGTGCAAAGATCGCAACGCGAAGCTGGCCGAGCCGATGAAGTACGAGGATAAGCACCTGCGCCGGCATCTGCAGAAAACCGATC GCAAAGAGGACCTTTGGATTGGCGGTACCTACAACTGGAAGCTGCAAAAGTGGCAATGGGGTCACAACGGGCGTGAGATCGAACATCAGTCCTTCAGCCAGATGGTGCCCGG CCGGGATCTAAAATTCCATTGTGCACTGCTACGGTCAGACATCAAGTTCAG ATGGTCTGCCGAAGAGTGCACGAAAAAGATGGACTTTATCTGCCAGCATCGGATGCCGCTAGTTACGGAGCAGAGCCGCAACCAGGTGTACAGTCGATGGAACGAAACTTTCCCCAACCAGAAGGCGAACGAGAAAATGGTTTACATCGTAAACGATCCGAACAATCGCACGCGCAG CGATCCTTCCAAGGTGAGAATATACAACAGCGTGAAGCAGGTGTACCGCTACAATCCATCGATACATCCACCGCGCCAGCCAACGCACCGTCGCAACCAGAACCGCGTCCGAAAGCCCAACCGAGGTGGGGACTACATCCCGAACGATGTGTATCGCAAGCAGCAAGTCTCACAGTACGCACCGGAAGCCACAAACGAACTGACCCCGTACGACAATCCTGTCGGTCATCGCAATGGATACTCGGTGGCTAACTTCAACGTCGACATTCGTCCAAGAACGGTCAATAAGAAAGATTACCCACGGCCAAACAATCGAGCACAGACCGGTATGGCACGTCAGGAGCctattcagcagcagcagcaccatcagcatcgtcatcagccGACCATCTACAACAGTCAACAGCATAGACCCACGATCCGTCAACAATCTATGAGCCTTACGCCAAGGGTGACCTACCCCCGAACGGAGCCGACCATAAGAGCTAGTtccatgacgacgaccactacCACAACTACCACGACGACTCCTGCTCCACGGTTTATGGATATCGATACCACTACGATGAGAGCTCCTTATCCATCTCGGCATACCACCAAGATCGTCAAGACagcggaagagaaaaaggCGTACCGTGATAAAGTTCGGGAACGGTTCCTTAAACTCAcaccggaacagcagcagatgttCCTGGAGGAACGTGCCAGGCGGaagcagcgacagcggcaaAATCTTCCCTCGGACAATGAGGTCACCCTGTAG
- the LOC125957713 gene encoding uncharacterized protein LOC125957713 isoform X1: MQSKIILSAFCLLAAVLLVQGNQAPDRQPPASAPARTPPLRYKRMFVMCPPSFIRIGNECYYISKNKLNWLDAYFECKDRNAKLAEPMKYEDKHLRRHLQKTDRKEDLWIGGTYNWKLQKWQWGHNGREIEHQSFSQMVPGSSRDLKFHCALLRSDIKFRWSAEECTKKMDFICQHRMPLVTEQSRNQVYSRWNETFPNQKANEKMVYIVNDPNNRTRSDPSKVRIYNSVKQVYRYNPSIHPPRQPTHRRNQNRVRKPNRGGDYIPNDVYRKQQVSQYAPEATNELTPYDNPVGHRNGYSVANFNVDIRPRTVNKKDYPRPNNRAQTGMARQEPIQQQQHHQHRHQPTIYNSQQHRPTIRQQSMSLTPRVTYPRTEPTIRASSMTTTTTTTTTTTPAPRFMDIDTTTMRAPYPSRHTTKIVKTAEEKKAYRDKVRERFLKLTPEQQQMFLEERARRKQRQRQNLPSDNEVTL, translated from the exons ATGCAGAGCAAAATTATACTTTCCG CATTTTGCCTTCTGGCGGCGGTACTGTTGGTACAAGGCAATCAGGCACCCGACCGTCagccaccggcatcggcaccggctAGGACACCGCCCCTTCGCTATAAGCGAATGTTCGTCATGTGCCCACCGAGCTTCATACGCATCGGCAACGAGTGTTACTACATCTCGAAGAACAAGCTGAACTGGCTGGATGCGTACTTTGAGTGCAAAGATCGCAACGCGAAGCTGGCCGAGCCGATGAAGTACGAGGATAAGCACCTGCGCCGGCATCTGCAGAAAACCGATC GCAAAGAGGACCTTTGGATTGGCGGTACCTACAACTGGAAGCTGCAAAAGTGGCAATGGGGTCACAACGGGCGTGAGATCGAACATCAGTCCTTCAGCCAGATGGTGCCCGG GAGCAGCCGGGATCTAAAATTCCATTGTGCACTGCTACGGTCAGACATCAAGTTCAG ATGGTCTGCCGAAGAGTGCACGAAAAAGATGGACTTTATCTGCCAGCATCGGATGCCGCTAGTTACGGAGCAGAGCCGCAACCAGGTGTACAGTCGATGGAACGAAACTTTCCCCAACCAGAAGGCGAACGAGAAAATGGTTTACATCGTAAACGATCCGAACAATCGCACGCGCAG CGATCCTTCCAAGGTGAGAATATACAACAGCGTGAAGCAGGTGTACCGCTACAATCCATCGATACATCCACCGCGCCAGCCAACGCACCGTCGCAACCAGAACCGCGTCCGAAAGCCCAACCGAGGTGGGGACTACATCCCGAACGATGTGTATCGCAAGCAGCAAGTCTCACAGTACGCACCGGAAGCCACAAACGAACTGACCCCGTACGACAATCCTGTCGGTCATCGCAATGGATACTCGGTGGCTAACTTCAACGTCGACATTCGTCCAAGAACGGTCAATAAGAAAGATTACCCACGGCCAAACAATCGAGCACAGACCGGTATGGCACGTCAGGAGCctattcagcagcagcagcaccatcagcatcgtcatcagccGACCATCTACAACAGTCAACAGCATAGACCCACGATCCGTCAACAATCTATGAGCCTTACGCCAAGGGTGACCTACCCCCGAACGGAGCCGACCATAAGAGCTAGTtccatgacgacgaccactacCACAACTACCACGACGACTCCTGCTCCACGGTTTATGGATATCGATACCACTACGATGAGAGCTCCTTATCCATCTCGGCATACCACCAAGATCGTCAAGACagcggaagagaaaaaggCGTACCGTGATAAAGTTCGGGAACGGTTCCTTAAACTCAcaccggaacagcagcagatgttCCTGGAGGAACGTGCCAGGCGGaagcagcgacagcggcaaAATCTTCCCTCGGACAATGAGGTCACCCTGTAG